Below is a window of Chitinispirillales bacterium ANBcel5 DNA.
AATCCAGCTCCGGATTAACCCCGCTTCCCAATGCTCCCGAAAAAGCTTCCAGCGCTCTATCGTAGGCCTCTTTCCTGACTTTAACAACTCCATCCAAATAGGCAATACGAGGTAAAAAGTCTGATCTGGGAAAACGGTCCTGGTACATACCCACAAGACGATCTACTGGTCCATATTCACCACTCCTAACATAGGCTTCTACAATCAGCGGCACCAGATATTCATTTTCAGGGTCCCTTCCGCTTCTGCGAAGATGCTCACGAATCAGACTTATAGTCGAATCATACTGAGCAGCACTGTAATACTCCATAGCCTGATTAAAAACATCGGAGCGCTCATTTGCAACTGAACTTATTAATGCTCCAAAAACGATTAAGATTGCGATTGTTCTTTTTTTCAGCATGATCAATTACTCCAGTACATATCTGCCAAATTCTAAAGTATCGAGAGAAGAAATATGTTTCTTTAAATTATCTGCATCAGAAAGGCTGCTACCTGACTGAGTTTTTGTGAAAACCGAGTCAGCTACAAATATAGGACACTTACACCTTAATGCAAGACTAATTGCATCACAGGGTCTGCATTCTATGAATTTTACCGATTTTTCAGTTAAAACCTGAAGACGAGCTAAAAATACCTGCTCAGAAAAATCATATACCACCACACGTGACAACGTTGCTCCGAGCTGTTCAATGACAATTTTAACCAGGTCGATGGTTAGTGGTTTCTGAGACTCGACCTGAAGCGACTGCATTGCTATAGCACTGGCCTCAAGGGGCCCTATAGGTACTGCTATCGACCTTGCCCCTCCACTTTCTTTTAATAGAATCAGAGGTGAGTTTTTTCCCGGATCAACCGCAAATGACGCGATTTCAACCTGTACCAACATGCTTTTTTATCCATTTTTCTTAATTTAATAGTATAACTGCTGATCTAAGAAAAATACACTCGATCATGACCTCACACCAGCAGTACGTTCAATTTAAATATACTTTATACCTTTTTGAAGAAAATAACGCCTGTACTGTCGCTCTAATTTTAGTAGTTTCCTCCCCTCCGCACCCGAACAATCCTCCGGCAAATCTCCAGCTCTGATTCGGCGGGCATACTCAAACAAAGGAAACAGGGAATGTGTACGCAGTCCTTCACTATTTTTAAAAAAATGCACCACAGGCATAAGAGTCACCTCTGCGGGACGAACTACCCTTTTACCTTCAGAGTTGAACCCGCACTCAATAGTAATCTGTGCAATTGCACTGAGCCGCTGGATAGAAAAGATCAATCCTGAAGAGGTTAGATTACCCAAAGAATATAATACAATTGCAGAGCGACCGTCTTTAGTCTTGTATCGCTCTACCGGATTAAGTATATGAGGATGATGCCCAATAATAATGTCTACACCTGCATCAAGAAGCCCATGAGCCCTTCTAATGATACGTTCAGGGGGATAAAATTCAAATTCAACACCCCAATGATTAGAGCAAATAATTAACTCTGCCCCCTGCTCCTTTGCTGATTCTATCTGCGCATAAATAAGACTGGGATCATACTGATTTTCATCTCATCAAGATAGTTACAGGTTGAAAGTATCCCCCGGGAAAATGAGTCGTTTATGTGATTATTTGCAATGGAAACGTGATCAAAAAAGCCGTAGCGCGTATCACCAAGAAGCGGTTTTGCATGATCAGCTGTAACAGAAAATCTCAGTAGTTTTTCAATAACATTGTCCGGATTTACCGCAAATTCCAGGTTAGCTATGGAATAATCACAATCAAACACAAAGGATCCTGTATGTGCCCACAACCCCTCTCCTCCCTTACCAATCAAATCTCTTCTGCACATTAAATCACCCACAGTTTTTAATACTATTTTTCTTGATTCTGTGAGTCGTTCATTCTTATTATCTGTAGCTACAGTCTTACTGAATATGTCCCTTACATAAGTATTTGCAGCTCTACGCACAGGATTAAGATATTTTGAAGCATAATAAAGCTCCCACCACGGAGAGTTTCTACGACTATAGTCACTTTCGGTCAGCCATGGTTTTTTAAAAGGGTAATAGGTATAAGCAACAGAAAATAGAAACAAAAACAAGATAATCAGTAATAAGATATTCAGTAGCATGTTTTCTCTTGATTTCTTAAGTTATATTAGACCTTATAATATAAGACCTAATCAAAGTAAGCACAAAAAATGTAACAAGTATTCTTTAAACCAGAATCAAAAATTTATATTTATAGGTTTTTAGAATTCAAAGCGTCTTACTGAGAACAGCAATAACTTTTTGTTTGGGATGAAATAAATGTTGGCCAACCACCTGATTGACTATTTAATAAAGTATCGTAAGCTTACCTGGATAGTGATATTTGCCCTAACACTCTTTTTTTCCTATCACTGCACTAAAATACAGGTCGATAATGATACATTCAAAGCTATTCCGCCAAATCTTGAAGCAATGCTGGATTACCAGAGGCTTGAAGAGGAGTTTCCAAGTCCCTATAATATCATCTTTATTGCGCAATTCGATCAAGGCTCACTTATAGAAAAGACCGACTCAATCATGAATTGGTCACAACGACTTTCTCAAATAAGTGGGATTACTCATATAAACGGGTTACATACAGTCCAGATACCTGTAAGGGGTGGATTTCTGGGCATGAGCAGTGATTATTTAATTCCCAGAGACGAATCTCTCGACTCAGAAATGCTTAGGACACGATTCAGAGAAAATAAGGAACTGATAAATCTGTTTATCAGTGATGATGAATCGTTAATGGGGATGGTGCTTGCATTAGCTGAAGACGCAGATCGTAATGCGGTGATGGATGGGGTCTTAAGTTTAACGGAAGATATAAACCAATCCCAGTTTATAACTACTTACGTTGCAAGTGAAGGTGCGGTTTCTTATTTCATAGACAAAATAATGAAAAGAGATTTTTCAATTCTTTTACCTATATGCTTCCTTGTAGTTTCCTTTCTGTTATATAACGTATTCAAACGTAAACTATTTGTCGTAGCAGCCCTTTCGGTAAATTTTGTTGCTCTCATCTGGACCTTTGGAATACTGGGTCTTACTGGCACCAGTTTTTCTGTTGTAACATCAATTATACCAGTAATCTTATTTCCTATCGGGGTTGCCAATGCAATTCATCTGCTGAGAACATACCTGCGTTTGAAACCACAAAACAAATCAACTTCGGCCGCTCTGAAACAAACATATAGTGAGTTGATAGTGCCTTGCCTTCTCACATCTTTAACTACCAGTACCGGCTTTTTCTCTTTCTCTCTCTCACCAATATCATGGATACGGGTGTTTGGTATCTTTACCGGGCTTGCAGTAATACTTACCTTCCTCTTCAATATGATCCTTATACCGCTCTTTGTATATCATGACATGGAAAAGCCTTTAAAGCAGAGCAATAATGATGCAAAAAAAATTCGTGGTGGAGAATTATGGAATCCATTTATAAGTTTTTCAACTAAAGGCAAATGGCGTTTTGCCCTTTTGCCAGTTATAATAATTTTTATTATAGTCGGTGTATCTAAGGTAAACGTCGAAACTAACTATCTATCAATGCTACCGGCCGATTCCCCATTAAGACAGTCTGACGATTTCATATCTGAACATTTTGGTGGAACAAGGTTTTTTTCAGTGGTCTTAAACAGTGGTGATAAACTTGACTCTAAAGAAAAATGGAGTCAGATCGAATCAATGAGTGAACATATATCCAGCATTGAAGGTGTGGGCACAGTTTCTTCAGTGCTACCGCTTATGAGAAGAGTTTCCATGTTACTTAGCGACAAGCCCTTATCAAATCCGGCCATAGCCTTTATTACCGGTTCCGGTTCACTCTCTGGAAGGCAATTTCAACAGTTTGTAAATAACTGGGTCTCTTCAGACAGAACAAAAGCCCGTCTCTCTGTAACGGCACTGAATATGCCGGGAATAGAAGCTCTTGATATAACTCGGGAGATTGAAAATTATATCTCCTCGGAGTATCCTGACTGGGAGGTATTTATAAGTGGTCCTGCGATACTAAATGAAACCATGGCCAATGTGTTAATAGATACTCAAATCTCAAGCTTACTGCTTACGTTTTTCCCGGTCTTTTTCTGTCTTATAATTCTTTTCCGCTCCTTTAGGGCTGGTATGTTTGCAATCTTTCCTATTATAGTTTCAACCGCCTGCGTTTATGCTATAATGGGTGTGCTTGGGGTAACTATAAATATGGTAACAGTTGTGGTAATGAATACGTGCGTAGGTATAGGAATCGATTATTCGATTCACTTTCTCTCAGGCTACCTCTATTCCAGCAGCAAACTACCATTTAAGGAAGCACTCAGAGAAGCATTAGATCGAAAGGGTACCTCCATCGCTTTTAACACCATTGTTGTTGGAGTCGGTTTTTTAGTCCTGAGTTTTTCTAGTTTTCCCCCGGTCAGGGATTTCGGCATTCTTGTTTTTGTCTCGATGTTTATTAGTGCTGCATTTTCGATTTTGTTTATTACTATATTAATATCTCTTTTCGGTATCAAATCCGGCCCACTTTTTTCAGGAGGTAACCAATGAAGTTACTCACCCTTCTAAGCGCAGTTTTTTTTGCTGCCAGCACTCTTTACGCAACCTCTTCCCTTGAAGGAGTATGGTGTTCATCAGATGGCTTGGTTTTAGATTTTTCTTGCCAGGATTCGGTATTCTTTTCAAGCACCCAGGAAGAGAGTTTAAGAGGGGAAGGTACCTATGAGTCCACGGATTCCACCATATGTGCCGTAGTTTTAAACGAAGACTTGGAAATAAAGATGAGTTATAATTACAAGTGGAAAGACGAAGAGGCTATTAAAGCTATGCCTATCATTTTTTCCATAAATGGTGAAGAAGTATCGATCCCTTCAGAGTGGATTGAAATGATTAGGTGTGACAAAGAGGAAGAAAAACAAGAAGCTGTTCATTGATTTAAAAATGAAAATTACTTTTATCTATCCAAAATTCGACAAGTTTCTCGAGACGTATCCAGAGCTCGCAGAGATGCCGGCCATTGCTGCAACCTGGGCATTTAGAATGCCTCCTGCAATGGGAATTCCAATCCTCATTGGCCTTCTTCCTGAAGATATAACCTGGAAGATAGTAGATCAAAACATTGAGGATATTGACTATGACGAAGAAGCAGATCTTATTGCTATTAGTTTCTTTACTCCTCAGGCTGGGTATGCCTATGAAATTGGTGATGAATTTCTGAAAAGGGGCAAAAAGGTAGTGATGGGTGGGATGCACCCATCTATGATTCCCCAAGACTGTAGCCCCCACTGCACAAGTGTATGCGTAGGAGAAGCCGAAAATATATGGGACCAGGTCATTGAAGATGCAAAAAGAGGAGACCTTAAACCTCTCTATAAAGCTGAGTGTTTTCCTACAGAAGAGCAGATAGCTTCCCCGAAAACTGGCATATTTGACGTAGAAAACAAATATGACTGGCATGCGTCCCTAATCTCAATAACCAGGGGCTGCCCTTTTAGCTGCGACTGGTGTAATGTACCTCATTACCAGGGTAAAAAGGTACGACTTCGCCCTATGGATAAAGTGGTACAAGAAATAAAAGCTCTTGCAGGAAAAGAATTCTACATCACCGATGACATGATTATGCTCAACCGCCCCAAACTGCAACGATATATGCTTGAGCTATGCGATAGGATTAAGGACTTTGACGTAAACATGTTCCTTTCCTGTTCCCCGGCAATGAATACAGATCCCGATTTTCTTGATGCCGTTGCAAAGGGTGGGGCCAAAAGCATGTACACAGTTTTTGCAAGCGACCCCTTCTCCGCACGCTTTTATGCCCGACATGATGGAATATGGCAACGTACGCTTGATTTGGTAAAGCAGGTTGAAGATCGTGGGATTCGCTTTTTTGGTTCTTTTGGTGTGGGTTTCGATACCTGTTTTGAAGATCAGTTTGATTTA
It encodes the following:
- a CDS encoding bifunctional nuclease family protein; this translates as MLVQVEIASFAVDPGKNSPLILLKESGGARSIAVPIGPLEASAIAMQSLQVESQKPLTIDLVKIVIEQLGATLSRVVVYDFSEQVFLARLQVLTEKSVKFIECRPCDAISLALRCKCPIFVADSVFTKTQSGSSLSDADNLKKHISSLDTLEFGRYVLE
- a CDS encoding CapA family protein, with protein sequence MLLNILLLIILFLFLFSVAYTYYPFKKPWLTESDYSRRNSPWWELYYASKYLNPVRRAANTYVRDIFSKTVATDNKNERLTESRKIVLKTVGDLMCRRDLIGKGGEGLWAHTGSFVFDCDYSIANLEFAVNPDNVIEKLLRFSVTADHAKPLLGDTRYGFFDHVSIANNHINDSFSRGILSTCNYLDEMKISMIPVLFMRR
- a CDS encoding MMPL family transporter encodes the protein MLANHLIDYLIKYRKLTWIVIFALTLFFSYHCTKIQVDNDTFKAIPPNLEAMLDYQRLEEEFPSPYNIIFIAQFDQGSLIEKTDSIMNWSQRLSQISGITHINGLHTVQIPVRGGFLGMSSDYLIPRDESLDSEMLRTRFRENKELINLFISDDESLMGMVLALAEDADRNAVMDGVLSLTEDINQSQFITTYVASEGAVSYFIDKIMKRDFSILLPICFLVVSFLLYNVFKRKLFVVAALSVNFVALIWTFGILGLTGTSFSVVTSIIPVILFPIGVANAIHLLRTYLRLKPQNKSTSAALKQTYSELIVPCLLTSLTTSTGFFSFSLSPISWIRVFGIFTGLAVILTFLFNMILIPLFVYHDMEKPLKQSNNDAKKIRGGELWNPFISFSTKGKWRFALLPVIIIFIIVGVSKVNVETNYLSMLPADSPLRQSDDFISEHFGGTRFFSVVLNSGDKLDSKEKWSQIESMSEHISSIEGVGTVSSVLPLMRRVSMLLSDKPLSNPAIAFITGSGSLSGRQFQQFVNNWVSSDRTKARLSVTALNMPGIEALDITREIENYISSEYPDWEVFISGPAILNETMANVLIDTQISSLLLTFFPVFFCLIILFRSFRAGMFAIFPIIVSTACVYAIMGVLGVTINMVTVVVMNTCVGIGIDYSIHFLSGYLYSSSKLPFKEALREALDRKGTSIAFNTIVVGVGFLVLSFSSFPPVRDFGILVFVSMFISAAFSILFITILISLFGIKSGPLFSGGNQ
- a CDS encoding radical SAM protein, giving the protein MKITFIYPKFDKFLETYPELAEMPAIAATWAFRMPPAMGIPILIGLLPEDITWKIVDQNIEDIDYDEEADLIAISFFTPQAGYAYEIGDEFLKRGKKVVMGGMHPSMIPQDCSPHCTSVCVGEAENIWDQVIEDAKRGDLKPLYKAECFPTEEQIASPKTGIFDVENKYDWHASLISITRGCPFSCDWCNVPHYQGKKVRLRPMDKVVQEIKALAGKEFYITDDMIMLNRPKLQRYMLELCDRIKDFDVNMFLSCSPAMNTDPDFLDAVAKGGAKSMYTVFASDPFSARFYARHDGIWQRTLDLVKQVEDRGIRFFGSFGVGFDTCFEDQFDLILEFCHKANIKTAEFFIATPFPNTEFWHKIEEEKRFIEPKDFKKFNCANVVFKPKHTTEDQLRDGFVKLWKEFFSKVDYEDSLSTFHQNIENIVRSREFSPSVKEAASKGLKKLKTIQNK